The genomic segment ATATTCACTTTCTCCGGGCGACAGCAGGGCGCGGAAAAGGAGCCGGAGGCAGACCCCCTGGTGGATCTTCTCCACGCCGGTTTCCGAAAGCGAGGCGGTCTCCACCGGGTAGCGCAGCAGGGTGAAATCCCTTTCCGATTCGACCGATACCGCGATCTTCCTCCATCCGTCCACGATCCGGAACCAGCGAAGGGCCGCGGTCGTCCCCCGGGTGGAAAGATCCGCCTCCCCCATGCCGAACCCCTGGTACCGCCGGTCCGGCCCGTTGCCGGAAAGGAAGTTGAGGTTCCACTCCGAGACGAAGCTCCCCCGAACCGGCGCCTCCCCGTCGTTGCGCAACTGGAACACCGCCTCGAACCCTTCCGCACCCGCTGCGACGGAAAGGGTTTTCTCCAGGGAAAGAGCCGTTCCTTCTCCCGCAAGCGGAAGCTCCAGGAGCAGCCGCACCTTTCCCGTGCTGCGGGTGACCCTTGCCGTCGCTTTCCTTCCGGCGGACACGCAGATGGGGGATGCGGCTTCGGACAAGATCGCCTCCGGGGAAACCTCTTCCCCGTAGAACGCCTCCCGGAACGACGCCCTCTGCCAGGGGTCGACACCCAGCGCCTCCGCGACGGACGGGTCCTTGAGCACCAGCAGGTCGTGGATGCTCGTGCGCCCGTCGAACGCCCCCCCGGCCTCCTTGAACTTCCGGTGGTAGGCCTCCTCCCGGCGGGTCAGGACATGCCCGAGGGCGATCCCGCGGCGGGGAAGCGAGACCTCCGTGAGCGCCCCGCCGTCGTGCCCGTGGAACAGGAGGGTCAGCTCCGGCGTCTTGACCAGGATCTCCTCCCCTCCGTCGGCGTCGAGGTCGCCGCTGGCGCATTCGGTCCAGTCGTTCCCCCCCGCGTGGAGGATCCGGTCGGAGGCCTCCTCCGCCCGGAGCAGGTTCGTGTAGGCCGCCTCCCGGAGATGATTGAGGTACAGCCCTCCGAAGATCCCGTGCCAGTAGACGTCGTTGCACTGGGCGCGGAAGAGGTGCTCCCGCCCTTCCGGGCCGGCCCCCTTTTCCTCCGCATCCCTTACCCTCCGGCTCACCCGGAGCATCCGCTTGTGAAGCTGGTTCGCCTCCTCGTACTTGCGCAGAAACCCCCGGAAGGTCCCCCCCTGCAGGAAGGGCTTCACCTCCCCGTCCTTGCCGGCGCGAATATCGTGCAGCAACCCGCCGAACCGGGCCGCCCTCCCCGGAGGAAGGGTCCACTCCCCCATCTCGATATAGGAACAGGAGGGAAGGTAGGCCTTACCGCGGAGCGGGGCGGCGTCGGCATACTCGCCGAAGGTCATCGTCCGGAGACGGTCCGCGCGCGCGAGAATCCCCTCGAAGAAGCGGAGGAGCCACCCCTGCGTGTAGACGGTGTCGTAGGTGCCGGGCCAGACGCCGAACTTCTCCCCGTCGTCGGCCAGCACGGCGGCGGGGAAGGGGACCTTTCGGGAGGTGATCCGGTCGATCTCGGCCAGCGCGTCCTCCACGCCGCCGAAGGGGATCAGGTACCGGAGCCGCTCGCTCCCCGGGAAGAGACGGACCTTCGCCCCGTTCGCTTCGGTGAGGTAGATCCCGTCGAGTTCCCCGCCTTCCACCCCCGCCCGCAGGAAATGGAAGTCGTCCAGCGGGAGGTACTCGACCCCGGCTGCCGCCAGCGATGCGGGAAGCTCCGGCTCCCAGACCCGCTCCGCGAGCCAGATCCCCCGAGGCCTTTTCCCGAAATGCCTCCCCACGGTGTCGGCCATCGCCCGGATCTGCCCCCTGCGGTCGCTCTCGGGGAGCATCGTCAGCACCGGCTCGTATTTCCCGCCGCCGAGGATCTCCACCTGCCCCCGCGCGACCAGCTCCCGGAGCAGCCCGAGGATGTCGGGGCGGTTCCCGGCGAACCACTCGAGGAGGAACCCCGAGTAGTGGAGCGTCAGCCGGATCGACGGGAAGCGGGCCAGGATCTCCAGGAAGGGGAAGTACGACCGGTCGCTCGCCTCCCGGAGGACGGAATCGAAATTCCCCACCGGCTGGTGGTGGTGCAGGCAGAGCAGGAGGACCCGCTCCGCGGGTGGCGGGCCGGACTCCATCAGTACCCGTCTCCCCCTTCCGCGAACTCGGTCAGGACGCCGAAGGTCGCCTTCGGGTGGAGGAAGCCGATCCTCATCCCGTGGACCCCCTGGCGGGGAGTCTCGTCGATCAGCCGCACTCCCATCTCCTTCGCGCGGGCCAGCGCCGCCGCCGCATCGTCCACCTGGAGGCAGAGATGATGGATCCCCTCCCCGTTCCTCTCGAGGAACCTGCCGACCGGCCCGTCGGGCGAGGTGGTCTCGAGCACCTCGATCGTGCTCTCCCCGATGCGGAAGATCGCGGCCCGGATCTTCTGGTCGGCCACCTCCTCCGTCCCGACGAATTCCAGCCCCAGGACGTCTCGATAAAAGGGGATCGCCTGCTCGAGCGAGCGGACCGCCACCCCGATATGCTGGATCTTCCGGATCATCTCCCGCCTCCTCTCGAATCTCCTCCACAAAGTATAGGGGGGTTCCGGCAACTTTTCACCCCCTGTCGGCGAAACGGCCCCGCACGCCCACGCAATCTCGGGTTCCGGCCCGGCTCCGCAGCCTCGGAGGGGGGCTTCGCTTCGCCCGCCCTCCGCCCCCGGTCCAATCTTTTTATCTCCGCTCATCCCCCCTCCTGCGGCTGGCTCCGCCCGGGATGCG from the Deltaproteobacteria bacterium GWC2_65_14 genome contains:
- a CDS encoding methylmalonyl-CoA epimerase — its product is MIRKIQHIGVAVRSLEQAIPFYRDVLGLEFVGTEEVADQKIRAAIFRIGESTIEVLETTSPDGPVGRFLERNGEGIHHLCLQVDDAAAALARAKEMGVRLIDETPRQGVHGMRIGFLHPKATFGVLTEFAEGGDGY